One stretch of Dokdonia sp. Hel_I_53 DNA includes these proteins:
- a CDS encoding sodium:solute symporter, with the protein MEILDWAVLAFTLIFIVVYGTYKTQGSKNAEDYIRGGNTSKWWTVGLSVMATQASAITFLSTTGQGFYSGMGFVQFYFGLPIAMVIICLVFIPIYHRLKVFTAYEYLETRFDLKTRSLAAILFLIQRSLAAGITIYAPAIILSAVLGWNLTVLNIIIGIVVIVYTVSGGTKAVSITQKQQMAVIFAGMAIAFYLILDKLPDAISFTDALSIAGAGEKMNLLDFSFDLNNRYTVWTGLLGGTFLMLSYFGTDQSQVQRYLSGKNVKEMQMGLLFNGALKIPMQFFILLVGVMVFVFYQFNNSPINFNPAATYAVENSIYKDEFESLNKQLQNNQENQKTAAFNYAKDPLLDIYSSDGIQKSYIETYAVKDKELRSVGKDLIARAAPEVENNDKDYVFIHFILNNLPHGLIGLLLAVILSAAMSSTASELNALGATTAVDLYKRNYKGVMTEDHYVKSTKGFTLMWGVLAIIVACTASLFENLIQLVNIIGSIFYGNILGIFLLSFFIKFVQSNAVFMAALVTQAIIIGLYACIHYETIPLSYLWLNVIGCGIVMFLAIVLEVSFGKKEKIV; encoded by the coding sequence ATGGAAATTCTTGATTGGGCAGTACTTGCTTTTACCCTCATATTTATCGTTGTCTACGGTACGTATAAAACGCAAGGAAGCAAAAATGCAGAAGACTATATAAGAGGAGGCAACACTTCAAAATGGTGGACAGTAGGGCTTTCTGTGATGGCTACGCAAGCTAGTGCCATTACCTTTCTCTCTACTACAGGCCAAGGATTTTATTCTGGGATGGGTTTTGTTCAATTTTATTTTGGACTTCCTATTGCAATGGTTATCATCTGCCTCGTATTCATCCCAATTTACCATAGGTTAAAAGTATTTACCGCTTACGAGTATTTAGAAACTAGGTTTGATCTGAAAACTAGGTCTCTTGCTGCAATATTATTTCTGATACAAAGAAGTCTTGCTGCAGGTATAACCATTTATGCACCAGCTATCATATTATCTGCCGTACTAGGTTGGAACCTTACTGTACTTAATATCATTATTGGGATTGTGGTAATTGTGTACACCGTATCAGGCGGTACGAAAGCAGTGAGTATTACACAAAAGCAACAAATGGCAGTGATCTTTGCAGGTATGGCCATCGCATTTTACCTTATTCTCGATAAGTTACCTGATGCTATAAGTTTTACAGATGCATTGAGTATAGCTGGCGCTGGTGAGAAAATGAATTTGTTAGACTTTTCATTTGATTTAAATAATCGGTATACCGTTTGGACAGGTCTATTAGGTGGTACATTCTTAATGCTGTCTTACTTTGGCACAGATCAAAGCCAAGTGCAGCGCTATCTTTCTGGTAAAAATGTAAAAGAAATGCAGATGGGTTTGCTTTTTAACGGAGCACTTAAAATACCTATGCAATTTTTTATTTTACTGGTAGGAGTCATGGTGTTTGTTTTTTATCAATTCAATAATTCTCCTATAAATTTTAACCCTGCAGCTACATATGCTGTAGAAAACTCTATATATAAAGACGAATTTGAAAGTCTTAATAAACAACTTCAAAATAACCAAGAGAATCAAAAAACAGCAGCATTTAACTATGCAAAAGATCCGCTTCTAGATATTTACTCCAGTGATGGGATACAAAAATCATATATAGAAACGTATGCCGTTAAGGATAAGGAACTAAGATCTGTAGGTAAAGATCTTATAGCTCGTGCTGCTCCAGAGGTTGAAAATAATGATAAAGATTATGTCTTTATCCATTTCATACTTAATAACCTTCCTCACGGTCTTATCGGTCTTTTGCTAGCCGTGATACTAAGCGCAGCAATGTCATCTACAGCCTCAGAGTTAAATGCCCTAGGCGCCACCACTGCCGTAGACCTATATAAACGAAATTATAAAGGAGTGATGACCGAAGATCATTATGTGAAATCAACTAAAGGATTTACACTCATGTGGGGAGTATTAGCCATTATTGTAGCTTGTACAGCAAGCCTATTTGAAAATTTAATACAGCTTGTAAATATTATTGGCTCCATTTTTTATGGAAACATTCTTGGGATTTTCTTACTTTCATTTTTTATAAAATTTGTTCAAAGTAATGCAGTATTTATGGCCGCACTAGTGACGCAGGCTATCATTATAGGATTATACGCTTGTATACACTATGAAACTATTCCGTTATCCTATTTATGGCTTAACGTTATAGGCTGTGGTATTGTCATGTTCTTAGCGATTGTATTAGAGGTAAGTTTCGGAAAAAAAGAGAAAATAGTGTAG
- a CDS encoding Gfo/Idh/MocA family protein — protein MIYWGILGCGKIAHKFASDLKLTKGGKLYAVASRSLTKATEFALNYEAPVSYGSYEELVKDPRVHIIYIATPHKFHMEQAMLCLTHKKGVLCEKAFAMNQNEVMEMVAAAKKHQFFLMEALWTQFLPHFKFVSATVKNGDLGKIRSLKADFGIAIPFDKNHRLYNKEVGGGSLLDVGIYPVFAALSFLGFTDSISASAIFGPTEVDHRCELLLSYPNGVNARLCCAIDKKTDTTCHIIFESGEIIIHARFHEPSNVTIIQNGITSKVHFPTPEGIYGYHYEILHCQEMLTSEKIESPVMSFKKSLQLIKMLDLIREEIGLQYS, from the coding sequence ATGATTTATTGGGGAATACTTGGCTGTGGTAAAATTGCACATAAATTTGCAAGTGATTTAAAGCTTACTAAAGGTGGAAAACTTTATGCAGTAGCCAGCCGAAGTCTCACAAAAGCGACCGAATTTGCGTTGAATTATGAGGCTCCTGTATCTTATGGTAGTTATGAAGAGTTAGTAAAAGATCCAAGAGTTCACATCATCTATATCGCTACACCCCACAAGTTCCATATGGAGCAGGCTATGTTATGTCTCACACATAAAAAAGGAGTTCTGTGTGAAAAGGCATTTGCGATGAATCAAAATGAAGTGATGGAAATGGTTGCTGCTGCAAAAAAGCATCAATTTTTTTTAATGGAAGCGTTATGGACACAATTTTTGCCACACTTCAAATTTGTTTCAGCTACAGTAAAAAACGGAGACTTAGGAAAAATAAGATCACTCAAAGCAGATTTTGGGATAGCCATTCCTTTTGATAAAAATCATAGATTATATAACAAAGAAGTAGGTGGAGGCAGCTTGCTTGATGTGGGCATTTATCCGGTGTTTGCCGCATTAAGCTTTTTAGGGTTTACAGATAGTATTTCGGCTAGTGCTATTTTTGGTCCTACAGAAGTAGATCATCGTTGTGAGCTATTATTAAGCTATCCCAATGGCGTAAATGCTCGATTATGCTGCGCTATAGATAAAAAAACGGACACCACATGTCATATTATATTTGAAAGTGGTGAGATTATTATACACGCTCGTTTTCACGAGCCTAGTAATGTAACAATAATTCAGAACGGCATAACATCTAAAGTACATTTCCCTACACCAGAAGGCATATATGGGTATCACTATGAAATCCTACATTGTCAAGAGATGCTTACTTCAGAAAAAATAGAAAGTCCAGTAATGAGTTTTAAAAAAAGCCTTCAACTCATTAAAATGCTCGATTTAATTCGAGAAGAGATAGGACTTCAATATAGCTGA
- a CDS encoding DUF2141 domain-containing protein, which translates to MKTIIFLVLAIVSGLSFGQNENGVTLTITIPNLSNNDGEASAALYNEATFMKAAPLQTSAAIPKNNAVTLVFENVKPGAYGIITLHDTNGNGRMDFEANGMPKEDYGVSGSGAGFGPPSWSNAEITVGKENMDIEIRM; encoded by the coding sequence ATGAAAACAATTATCTTTTTAGTTCTAGCTATAGTTTCTGGCTTATCATTTGGGCAAAATGAAAACGGAGTTACTTTAACAATTACAATACCTAACCTATCAAATAATGATGGGGAAGCTTCTGCTGCCCTTTATAATGAAGCGACATTTATGAAAGCGGCACCTTTACAAACCTCTGCCGCTATACCTAAGAATAATGCAGTCACATTAGTGTTTGAAAATGTAAAACCGGGCGCCTATGGAATTATCACACTACATGATACAAATGGTAATGGCAGAATGGATTTTGAAGCAAATGGAATGCCTAAAGAAGATTATGGTGTGTCTGGTTCTGGAGCTGGGTTTGGCCCGCCATCTTGGAGTAATGCAGAGATTACAGTGGGTAAAGAAAATATGGATATTGAAATAAGAATGTAA
- a CDS encoding LysR family transcriptional regulator yields the protein MTITQLKYVLAVAEHQNFTKAAQKTFVTQPTLSMQIQKLEDELDILIFDRSKKPIKLTEIGAKIVHQARNIVNEANRISNIVDQEKGYIGGEFKLGVIPTVMPTLLPMFLTNFINKYPKVKLKIEELNTDRIIERLEEGHLDAAIAATPLENANIKERPLYYEPFIAYVPQNHRLFNNDKLTTKNLDLDDMLLLEDGHCFRDGVINLCKTIRTDDENKFSLESGSFETLVKLANEGLGMTLLPYLHTLDIPERDKIFFKKFEEPSPAREVSIIYHKSELKMQIIEALRSTIAGVVKGAIAFQNVQIISPLNK from the coding sequence ATGACTATTACTCAACTCAAATATGTGCTTGCTGTAGCAGAGCATCAAAATTTCACAAAAGCTGCACAAAAAACTTTTGTCACACAGCCCACGCTCAGTATGCAAATTCAAAAATTAGAAGATGAGCTTGATATATTAATATTTGATCGAAGTAAAAAACCAATTAAACTTACTGAAATAGGCGCTAAAATTGTTCACCAAGCAAGGAACATCGTCAACGAAGCAAATAGAATAAGTAATATTGTAGATCAAGAAAAAGGGTATATAGGCGGCGAGTTTAAGCTAGGAGTTATCCCTACAGTAATGCCTACACTACTCCCTATGTTTCTCACTAATTTTATAAATAAATATCCTAAGGTTAAGCTCAAAATTGAAGAGCTTAATACAGATAGAATCATAGAACGCTTAGAAGAGGGACATTTAGACGCTGCAATAGCTGCCACTCCTCTTGAAAATGCTAATATTAAAGAGCGGCCCTTATATTATGAGCCTTTTATAGCCTACGTCCCACAAAATCACAGACTTTTTAATAATGATAAACTTACTACTAAAAATCTTGATTTAGATGATATGCTATTGCTAGAAGATGGTCACTGTTTTAGAGATGGTGTCATTAATTTGTGCAAAACGATTAGAACTGATGATGAAAATAAATTTTCCCTAGAAAGTGGTAGTTTTGAGACGCTTGTTAAGCTCGCCAATGAAGGGTTAGGGATGACCTTACTCCCATACTTACACACGCTAGATATACCTGAAAGGGATAAAATATTCTTTAAAAAATTTGAGGAACCCTCACCTGCTCGTGAGGTGAGTATTATTTATCACAAGAGTGAGCTAAAAATGCAAATTATTGAAGCTCTAAGATCTACTATTGCAGGCGTTGTAAAGGGAGCAATTGCTTTTCAAAATGTACAGATTATAAGTCCGCTCAATAAATAA
- a CDS encoding TIGR00266 family protein, whose amino-acid sequence MNAHEIDYEIVGEEMQYVEIELDPQEGVIAEAGSFMMMEEGIRMETIFGDGSAKDNTLMGKIFGAGKRLLTGESLFMTAFYNEVVGKKKVSFASPYPGKIIPIDLDKIGGKFICQKDAFLCAAKGVSVGIEFSRKLGRGLFGGEGFIMQRLEGDGIAFVHAGGTTLKKELVAGERLKVDTGCIIGFDSSVNYDIEFVGGIKNTIFGGEGLFFATLSGPGTVYIQSLPFSRLANRVLAMAPKAGGNQRGEGSILGGLGDLLDGDNRF is encoded by the coding sequence ATGAATGCACATGAAATAGATTATGAAATTGTAGGCGAGGAGATGCAATATGTAGAGATCGAATTAGATCCGCAAGAAGGGGTGATTGCAGAGGCTGGTAGTTTTATGATGATGGAAGAAGGAATTCGCATGGAAACTATTTTTGGAGATGGGTCTGCAAAGGATAATACACTCATGGGTAAAATCTTTGGTGCTGGTAAAAGATTGCTTACAGGTGAAAGTTTATTTATGACTGCTTTTTATAACGAAGTTGTGGGTAAAAAAAAGGTAAGCTTTGCGTCACCATACCCAGGTAAGATTATTCCAATAGATCTTGATAAAATAGGAGGTAAGTTTATTTGTCAAAAAGATGCCTTTTTATGCGCTGCAAAGGGAGTATCTGTGGGAATTGAATTTTCACGCAAGCTCGGACGTGGGCTCTTCGGTGGAGAAGGGTTTATTATGCAGAGATTAGAAGGGGATGGAATCGCATTTGTACACGCTGGAGGAACTACTTTAAAAAAAGAACTTGTAGCTGGCGAAAGACTCAAAGTTGATACAGGTTGTATCATAGGTTTTGATAGTAGCGTAAACTATGACATAGAATTTGTGGGAGGTATTAAGAACACTATTTTTGGCGGAGAGGGACTCTTCTTTGCTACACTTTCTGGTCCTGGAACAGTGTATATTCAGTCATTACCTTTTAGCCGTCTCGCAAATAGAGTTCTGGCTATGGCTCCTAAAGCAGGAGGAAATCAAAGAGGTGAGGGATCTATCTTGGGAGGCCTTGGAGATTTACTAGATGGAGATAATAGATTTTAA
- a CDS encoding TonB-dependent receptor, with translation MKFSILTFLFFSLTTVVAQTEISGVVINKRGIPIVGANVFLEGTYDGASTNDNGYFSFTTTEVGEQLFKVTYLSYEPYEQFMDVRFYTNLKITLKEDVNSLATVVLSAGTFEASDNSKVSVLKPLDVVTTASALGDFVGALQTLPGTTTVAEDGRLFVRGGDAGETQIFIDGIRVFTPYTATSNNVPARGRYSPFLFDGITFSTGGYSAEYGEALSSVLLLNTIDEPDQNKTDISIMSLGGGLGLTRKWNKSSLSLSTSYLNLAAYNAIFPVRDTWQKPFEVLSGEAVYRYRTANGLFKMYLAGDTTNFKTTQEDINNPEGFDFALKNRNLYLNTNYTEVLSDAWTLHTGGSYTLARNRISPQSTTIDNTQHSAHLKLKMKKRFSNQVKFAFGTEHFTTDFSEEFKGSIDGEAIHQAYNYLSNITAFFAESDIIFSRDFAIKLGARTQYTDYMGDFTFSPRASIAYKTGKNSQLSLAYGDFYQNPQSDFLKFSQEVTPQKTSHYIANYQYSNNGRIFRAEAYRKTYSNLITYNSEFIEPETTFSNVGAGYAQGIDFFWRDNTSIKNMDYWISYSYLDSERKYLNFPSKARPSFASPHNISVVTKYFIDDWKSQVGFSFQHSSGRTYTDKNQGGFLQSNTKSFNSLSVNWAYLLGPQKIIYASVQNVLGFRNINGYQYAESPSATGSFNRKALRPATDQFFFVGFFWTISDDKTSNQLDNL, from the coding sequence ATGAAATTTTCAATTCTCACATTCCTTTTTTTTAGCTTAACTACTGTCGTGGCCCAAACAGAAATCTCTGGTGTTGTTATCAATAAAAGGGGAATCCCTATAGTGGGTGCAAATGTATTTTTAGAGGGCACCTATGATGGTGCTAGTACGAATGATAATGGGTATTTTTCATTTACGACCACAGAAGTGGGAGAACAATTATTTAAAGTTACGTATCTCTCTTATGAGCCTTACGAACAGTTTATGGACGTTCGCTTCTATACTAATTTAAAGATAACATTAAAGGAGGATGTAAACTCTCTAGCTACAGTAGTGCTTTCTGCTGGTACATTTGAAGCTAGTGATAATAGTAAAGTTTCAGTTTTAAAACCTTTAGATGTTGTCACTACAGCAAGCGCATTAGGAGATTTTGTAGGAGCATTACAAACCTTGCCGGGTACAACTACAGTCGCAGAGGATGGTCGCTTATTTGTAAGAGGTGGTGATGCAGGAGAAACGCAAATTTTTATAGATGGGATACGAGTATTTACACCTTACACCGCCACTTCAAACAATGTCCCAGCTAGAGGACGCTATAGCCCATTCCTCTTTGACGGTATTACATTTTCTACGGGAGGTTACTCTGCAGAATATGGAGAGGCACTATCAAGTGTTTTATTACTAAATACGATAGATGAACCAGATCAAAATAAAACAGACATATCCATAATGTCACTAGGAGGCGGGTTAGGACTCACTCGTAAATGGAACAAGAGTTCTTTATCGCTAAGTACATCTTACCTCAACCTAGCAGCTTATAATGCTATTTTCCCTGTAAGAGATACATGGCAAAAACCTTTTGAAGTACTTTCTGGAGAGGCTGTCTATCGCTACCGGACAGCTAACGGACTTTTTAAGATGTACCTTGCTGGAGATACTACAAATTTTAAAACGACTCAAGAAGACATCAATAATCCAGAAGGGTTTGATTTTGCTTTAAAAAATAGAAACCTCTATTTAAATACAAATTATACAGAAGTACTTAGTGATGCGTGGACACTACATACAGGAGGAAGTTATACGCTTGCGCGAAACCGTATATCCCCACAATCTACAACGATTGACAATACACAACACAGTGCTCATCTTAAATTAAAAATGAAAAAACGATTTTCAAATCAAGTAAAATTTGCTTTTGGGACAGAACATTTTACAACAGATTTTTCTGAAGAATTTAAAGGTAGTATAGATGGTGAAGCTATACATCAAGCGTATAACTACCTAAGTAACATCACCGCATTCTTTGCTGAAAGTGATATTATTTTTTCTCGTGATTTTGCGATCAAATTAGGTGCAAGAACGCAGTATACAGATTATATGGGAGATTTCACTTTCTCACCTCGAGCGAGCATCGCTTACAAAACTGGGAAGAATAGTCAATTATCTCTTGCTTACGGAGACTTCTACCAGAACCCTCAAAGTGATTTTTTAAAATTTAGTCAAGAGGTAACCCCTCAGAAAACATCACATTATATTGCAAATTATCAGTATAGCAACAATGGTAGGATTTTTCGTGCTGAGGCATATCGTAAAACATATAGTAACCTCATTACCTATAATTCTGAATTTATAGAGCCAGAGACTACTTTCAGTAATGTAGGTGCTGGATATGCTCAGGGAATAGATTTTTTCTGGAGGGATAATACGAGTATAAAAAATATGGACTATTGGATTAGTTACTCATACCTTGATTCTGAAAGGAAGTATTTGAATTTCCCTAGTAAAGCCCGACCATCTTTTGCCAGTCCTCATAATATATCTGTTGTAACAAAATATTTTATAGACGATTGGAAATCGCAAGTGGGGTTTAGTTTCCAGCATAGCTCTGGTCGCACTTATACAGATAAAAATCAAGGGGGATTTTTACAATCAAATACAAAGTCTTTTAATAGTCTTAGTGTGAATTGGGCTTATTTATTAGGTCCTCAAAAAATTATTTACGCATCAGTACAAAATGTTTTAGGCTTTAGAAATATTAATGGCTATCAATATGCAGAGAGCCCTAGTGCTACAGGGAGCTTTAATCGCAAAGCATTAAGGCCTGCCACAGATCAATTTTTCTTTGTAGGCTTCTTCTGGACGATAAGTGATGATAAAACTTCTAACCAGCTAGATAATTTATAG
- a CDS encoding YdeI/OmpD-associated family protein — MRIENFIIACLIDYLQSKYEKCYAFAKAQLTQLLFYNDQLYFLYFKPMTKAEKISDFYSKPSPWKTGIADLRKLVLDAGLKEDWKWSFPTYTYKGKNVVGIASFQNHFGLWFFQGALLTDKKKQLRNAQEGKTKAMRHLIYTSYEELNPTIALKFIDEAIENAKQGKKVQSTPTQSKVVLPIMLKNALLNDAQLQLNFDALSSSKQREYGMYINEAKQEATKQRRLEKCIPLILNGKGLNDTYR, encoded by the coding sequence GTGAGAATTGAAAATTTCATAATTGCTTGTTTGATTGATTATTTACAAAGCAAATATGAAAAGTGTTACGCTTTCGCGAAAGCGCAACTCACTCAACTGTTATTTTATAATGATCAATTGTATTTTTTGTATTTTAAACCTATGACAAAAGCAGAAAAAATATCCGATTTTTATTCCAAACCATCTCCATGGAAAACTGGTATTGCAGACTTAAGAAAACTTGTCCTAGATGCGGGCCTTAAAGAAGACTGGAAGTGGAGTTTTCCAACATATACCTATAAGGGTAAAAATGTAGTAGGAATTGCAAGTTTTCAAAATCATTTTGGCCTTTGGTTTTTTCAAGGAGCCCTTCTTACAGACAAAAAAAAGCAACTTAGAAATGCACAAGAAGGAAAAACCAAAGCGATGCGTCACCTTATTTACACATCTTATGAAGAATTAAACCCCACAATCGCTTTAAAATTTATAGACGAAGCGATAGAAAATGCAAAACAAGGTAAGAAAGTACAAAGTACACCTACTCAATCTAAAGTAGTTCTTCCTATAATGCTTAAAAATGCATTATTAAATGACGCACAACTACAACTCAATTTTGACGCTTTATCTTCAAGTAAACAAAGAGAGTATGGAATGTATATTAATGAAGCTAAGCAAGAGGCCACAAAGCAAAGGAGACTTGAAAAGTGTATTCCATTAATTTTAAATGGAAAAGGACTTAACGATACCTATAGATAA
- a CDS encoding DUF1801 domain-containing protein, giving the protein MSTQKTTKTNASVSHFIDSIAHPTRKENSSQLLSMMNDITGMEPNMWGDSIIGYDEYQYSYASGRVGNWPMIGFSPRKQNLSIYIMPGFNKMGDLLEKLGKHRTSVSCLYINKLSDVDLEILRELLNRRYELMRRKY; this is encoded by the coding sequence ATGAGCACTCAAAAAACTACAAAAACAAATGCTTCTGTCTCTCATTTTATTGATAGCATAGCCCATCCTACAAGAAAAGAGAATAGCTCTCAACTTCTTTCTATGATGAATGACATAACCGGTATGGAACCTAATATGTGGGGTGACAGTATAATAGGGTATGATGAGTATCAATATAGCTACGCTTCTGGTCGAGTAGGAAACTGGCCTATGATTGGTTTTTCTCCACGCAAGCAAAACCTGAGTATTTATATAATGCCCGGATTTAATAAGATGGGAGATTTATTAGAAAAACTGGGTAAGCACAGAACGAGTGTTTCCTGTTTATATATCAATAAACTATCAGATGTTGATCTTGAGATATTAAGAGAATTACTTAATCGAAGGTATGAGCTCATGAGAAGAAAATATTAA
- a CDS encoding RNA polymerase sigma factor has product MNKETEDKFVTLLQENQNIVHKICRLYTNNQDQHNDLFQEVTIQLWKAFPKFRGDSKFSTWMYRVALNTAITLYRKSKRTIQTQDFDTVMFRISSEEYDDTVEQQLKLMYSAVKELNDIDKALVFLYLEDKNYSEISETLGITEVNARVKMNRVKTKLKKILNP; this is encoded by the coding sequence TTGAACAAAGAAACTGAAGACAAGTTTGTAACTCTTTTACAGGAGAACCAGAACATTGTGCATAAGATCTGTAGATTGTATACAAACAATCAGGATCAACACAATGATCTGTTTCAAGAGGTTACCATACAGTTGTGGAAAGCATTTCCTAAGTTTCGCGGAGATTCAAAATTTAGTACTTGGATGTACCGTGTTGCTTTAAATACTGCCATCACCCTGTATCGTAAATCAAAAAGAACCATACAAACACAAGACTTTGATACTGTGATGTTTCGTATTTCATCAGAAGAATATGATGACACCGTAGAGCAACAACTAAAATTAATGTACAGCGCAGTCAAAGAGCTTAATGATATAGACAAGGCACTTGTGTTCTTGTATCTAGAAGATAAAAATTATAGTGAGATCTCTGAAACACTAGGTATTACTGAAGTAAATGCCAGAGTAAAAATGAACCGAGTGAAGACGAAGCTAAAAAAAATATTAAATCCATAG
- a CDS encoding lysophospholipid acyltransferase family protein has product MGLFKKNPFGHILFLKRWLIRIAGALTHRRYQGFNELYIEGSDVLKDLPDKGVLFVSNHQTYFADVVSMFHVFNATLSGRVDSIKNIGYLWDPKLNLYYVAAGETMKSGILPRILAYAGAITVSRTWREKGKEVEREVNLKDTENIGIALDDGWVITFPQGTTKPWKPIRKGTAHIIKNYKPIVVPIVIDGFRRSFDKKGLRIKKRGILQSFEIKEPLEIDYENDSIEKIVEQLEFAIEQHPSFLKVIPIEEIEAEEELNKTRQWEY; this is encoded by the coding sequence ATGGGGTTATTTAAGAAAAATCCATTTGGACATATATTATTTTTAAAACGCTGGCTTATTCGTATTGCTGGCGCACTTACACATAGGCGCTATCAAGGTTTTAATGAACTTTATATTGAAGGTTCAGATGTATTAAAAGACTTGCCTGATAAAGGTGTTTTGTTTGTGTCAAACCACCAAACCTATTTTGCAGATGTGGTGTCTATGTTTCATGTCTTTAATGCCACATTAAGTGGTCGTGTAGATTCTATAAAAAATATAGGGTACCTATGGGACCCAAAACTCAACTTATACTATGTTGCAGCAGGAGAAACGATGAAGTCTGGTATTTTACCAAGAATTCTAGCGTATGCTGGCGCGATAACTGTAAGTCGTACATGGCGAGAGAAAGGTAAAGAAGTAGAAAGAGAGGTCAATTTAAAAGACACAGAAAATATAGGAATTGCCTTAGATGATGGATGGGTCATCACTTTTCCTCAAGGAACTACTAAGCCTTGGAAACCTATTAGAAAAGGGACTGCACATATTATAAAAAACTATAAGCCTATTGTTGTACCTATCGTCATTGATGGTTTTAGAAGAAGTTTTGATAAAAAAGGACTTCGTATAAAAAAACGTGGAATTTTACAGTCTTTTGAAATTAAAGAACCTTTAGAAATTGATTATGAAAATGATTCTATAGAGAAGATTGTAGAACAGTTAGAGTTTGCTATCGAGCAACATCCTTCCTTTTTAAAGGTTATACCAATAGAAGAAATTGAAGCAGAAGAAGAGCTTAATAAAACAAGACAGTGGGAATATTAA
- a CDS encoding NUDIX hydrolase, translated as MKFESFLEMVSKIRNLPLPGREVQLEMAPMDRIKELKEQDIIKKKPRQAAVMALLYPNGKNETHIILILRKTYKGVHSNQVGFPGGKVEQEDRDLAHTALRETEEEVGVPQDKITVVRKLTNIYIPPSNFWVQSFIGYTKYHPDFKAQEDEVEALIEVPLKEFLSEKSLVKERLSTSYMEDMEVPAYKLNNYIVWGATAMMLNEVRSLLEASSKM; from the coding sequence ATGAAATTTGAGTCCTTTTTAGAAATGGTTTCAAAAATAAGAAATCTACCGCTTCCTGGAAGAGAAGTACAGCTTGAAATGGCTCCTATGGATCGTATAAAAGAGCTAAAAGAACAAGATATAATTAAGAAAAAACCTAGGCAGGCGGCTGTAATGGCATTGTTATATCCTAACGGTAAAAATGAAACGCACATTATTCTAATTTTACGTAAAACGTACAAAGGCGTTCATTCTAATCAAGTAGGTTTTCCGGGTGGGAAAGTAGAGCAGGAGGATAGGGATCTTGCCCATACCGCACTTAGAGAAACCGAAGAGGAGGTGGGTGTACCACAAGATAAGATAACCGTAGTACGTAAACTTACAAATATATATATACCGCCTAGTAACTTTTGGGTGCAATCTTTTATAGGATATACAAAATATCACCCCGATTTTAAAGCTCAAGAAGATGAGGTAGAAGCACTTATTGAGGTACCTCTTAAGGAATTTTTATCAGAAAAATCACTAGTTAAGGAGCGACTTTCTACATCCTATATGGAGGATATGGAGGTGCCAGCTTATAAATTGAATAATTATATTGTTTGGGGAGCAACGGCGATGATGCTCAATGAGGTAAGGTCTCTATTAGAGGCTTCTAGCAAAATGTAA